From the Oryza glaberrima chromosome 5, OglaRS2, whole genome shotgun sequence genome, one window contains:
- the LOC127774602 gene encoding lachrymatory-factor synthase-like — MADQPQQQQPEPEPEMGAQPQQQWEGAVEARLPSTPAAAAWPHLAAFCSLHRYNPGIDVCERVAGDDGVPGCVRYVASRPPPPPPRAKDGGDDDDDDQQPAAAAAGVETWAREELLERDDARRRLVYAVVGSNLGFGRYVATMTLVDDDGEDVDVNAPAPAAAADAGCKLVWAFECEPVKGWTRDGLLAYLDAAGKGMAERIEAAAAAAVTDIAVEDDAAAARS, encoded by the coding sequence ATGGCGGaccagccgcagcagcagcagccggagccggagccggagatgGGGGCGCAGCCTCAGCAGCAGTGGGAgggcgcggtggaggcgcggcTGCCGTCGacaccggccgccgcggcgtggcCGCACCTCGCCGCCTTCTGCTCGCTGCACCGCTACAACCCCGGCATCGACGTCTGcgagcgcgtcgccggcgacgacggcgtcccCGGCTGCGTCCGCTACGTCGCCTCccgcccgccaccaccacctccgcgaGCTAAGGAtggtggtgacgacgacgacgacgaccagcagccggcggccgccgccgccggggtggagacgtgggcgcgggaggagctTCTCGAGAGGGACGAcgcccggcgccgcctcgtctACGCCGTCGTCGGCAGCAACTTGGGGTTCGGCCGCTACGTCGCCACCATGAcgctcgtcgacgacgacggcgaggacgtgGATGTCAacgctccggcgccggcggccgccgccgacgcaggGTGCAAGCTCGTGTGGGCGTTCGAGTGCGAGCCCGTGAAGGGGTGGACAAGGGACGGCTTGCTCGCCtacctcgacgccgccggcaaGGGCATGGCCGAGCGgatcgaggccgccgccgctgccgccgtcaccgACATTGCCGTAgaagacgacgccgccgccgctcgcagcTAG